Proteins encoded in a region of the Nitrospiria bacterium genome:
- a CDS encoding ubiquitin-like protein Pup produces MSKQEHKTDRKKESGKKEDETGASSKSAEKGKKIKEDLDKLMDKIDDVLEENAEEFVKNYVQKGGE; encoded by the coding sequence TTGTCCAAGCAGGAACACAAAACAGACCGAAAAAAAGAATCCGGTAAAAAGGAAGACGAAACGGGGGCCAGTTCAAAGAGCGCCGAGAAGGGGAAAAAGATCAAGGAGGACCTCGATAAGCTCATGGATAAAATCGACGACGTGCTGGAGGAAAACGCGGAAGAGTTCGTCAAGAACTACGTCCAAAAGGGTGGAGAGTAA
- the prcB gene encoding proteasome subunit beta: MDFKFKGSFQDPGPSFYDWVSSRQPDALPGVRKDTVGGGSDRPPSAMVVHGTTVLALKYRDGVIIAGDRMATEGYQVSARRIEKVYKVDEHSAIAIAGAAGPCIELARLFQTELEHYEKLEGTELSTDGKANKLAQMVKGNLPMAFQGLIVIPIFVGYDLKRNEGRIFKYDITGGRYEETDYFSTGSGGKDARTTMKKMYQSDMAENEAVRTALVALYDAAEEDIGTGGPDLVRGIYPTVKTVTVKGVIDIDGNQIRQTYEQLIENRKRGA; the protein is encoded by the coding sequence GTGGATTTCAAATTCAAAGGTTCGTTTCAAGATCCGGGACCCAGTTTTTATGACTGGGTTTCGTCCCGCCAGCCTGACGCACTGCCGGGTGTCCGTAAAGACACGGTGGGAGGCGGGAGCGATCGGCCTCCGTCTGCGATGGTGGTGCACGGGACGACCGTCCTGGCCTTGAAGTATCGGGACGGGGTGATCATCGCCGGGGATCGCATGGCGACGGAAGGCTACCAGGTGTCGGCTCGCCGAATTGAAAAAGTCTATAAGGTAGATGAGCATTCCGCAATCGCCATTGCCGGTGCCGCCGGACCCTGTATTGAACTGGCCCGGCTGTTTCAAACCGAATTGGAACATTACGAAAAATTGGAAGGTACGGAGTTATCGACGGATGGAAAGGCCAATAAACTGGCCCAGATGGTGAAAGGCAATCTCCCGATGGCTTTCCAGGGTTTGATTGTTATCCCGATATTCGTCGGCTACGATCTGAAGCGGAACGAGGGGCGGATTTTTAAATATGATATTACCGGTGGGCGGTATGAAGAGACCGACTATTTTTCGACCGGTTCCGGCGGAAAGGACGCCCGAACGACGATGAAGAAAATGTATCAATCCGATATGGCCGAAAATGAAGCGGTTCGGACGGCCTTGGTGGCTTTATACGATGCGGCGGAGGAAGATATCGGCACCGGAGGACCGGATTTGGTTCGGGGTATTTATCCGACCGTAAAGACGGTGACGGTCAAAGGCGTCATCGATATCGACGGGAACCAAATCCGCCAAACCTATGAGCAGCTGATCGAGAACCGGAAGCGAGGAGCCTGA
- the prcA gene encoding proteasome subunit alpha: MAFPYYVSPEQMMQDKAEYAKKGIAKGRSIIAMEYQDGILMVAENPSTSLNKISEIYDNIAFLGAGKYSEFENLRKAGIRHADLKGYMYSREDVTAKSLANAYSQALGTTFSQEVKPLEVEIAVVAVGENGQSGEIYRISFDGSITDERGFTVIGGRSEAITAFLKDRYKVGVPLSKTLELCKEAMENSSGQRIAVQSLEVAVLDRNRQGRKFRRLTADEITELIHPQ; the protein is encoded by the coding sequence ATGGCCTTTCCGTATTATGTCTCACCCGAACAAATGATGCAAGACAAGGCGGAGTATGCCAAGAAGGGCATCGCCAAAGGCCGATCGATCATCGCCATGGAATATCAGGACGGGATTTTGATGGTGGCGGAAAATCCAAGCACCTCGCTGAATAAGATTTCGGAGATTTACGACAACATCGCATTTCTAGGGGCGGGGAAATACAGCGAGTTTGAGAATTTGCGAAAGGCGGGTATCCGACACGCGGATCTAAAGGGTTATATGTATAGCCGAGAAGATGTCACGGCGAAATCCTTGGCCAATGCCTACTCGCAGGCCCTGGGAACGACTTTTAGTCAAGAAGTCAAGCCGCTGGAGGTGGAGATCGCCGTGGTCGCCGTTGGAGAAAATGGGCAATCGGGAGAGATTTATCGCATTTCTTTCGACGGCAGCATTACGGATGAACGGGGTTTTACGGTGATCGGTGGACGGTCGGAGGCCATTACGGCATTTTTGAAGGACCGTTACAAAGTGGGTGTTCCTCTGTCGAAGACGCTGGAGCTGTGCAAGGAGGCCATGGAAAACAGCTCAGGCCAGCGGATCGCTGTTCAGAGTCTGGAGGTGGCGGTGCTGGACCGGAACCGTCAAGGCCGAAAATTTCGGCGATTAACGGCCGACGAGATCACGGAGTTGATCCATCCGCAATAG
- the pafA gene encoding Pup--protein ligase, producing MKQRIFGLENEYGLIFSPNGKVYLPVEKVLGYIFEGLIPNSWPSNAFLVNGARFYQDTGCHPEYSTPECDNIFDLVTHDKAGERLVEGCLPLAEERLKEEGLNGEIFIFKNNTDSMGNTYGCHENYLMRRDVDFWKVTEQLIPFFVTRQIYAGAGKLLKLSGKTHYFLSQRAQHIHEKTSSSTTSSRSIINTRDEPHADAEKYRRLHIIIGDSNMSEFTTLMKVGVTAVVLSMIEEGYTVPNIELEDPVKAIREISRDTTLKRRVKLEDGRELTGIEIQRLYLDRAYDYLASTEVDSITENMVKKWEEILNKLEEDPMQLSRQIDWVMKKELMVSYMEKKDCGWDDPRILLMDLQYHDVNRSRGLYYILEKMDMAERVVEEGDIQLAMNEPPQTTRAKIRGDFIRFAREKNRSYTVDWTYLKLNGYWEETILCMDPFSSSDRRVEELIAAASGHRFSR from the coding sequence ATGAAACAGCGCATTTTTGGACTTGAAAATGAATACGGTTTGATCTTTTCTCCAAACGGTAAGGTCTATCTCCCGGTGGAAAAAGTGCTGGGTTATATCTTTGAAGGTTTAATTCCGAACAGTTGGCCCTCGAACGCCTTCCTGGTCAATGGGGCCCGATTCTACCAGGATACCGGATGTCACCCCGAGTACTCCACCCCCGAGTGTGATAACATCTTCGATCTGGTTACACACGACAAAGCGGGGGAACGCCTGGTTGAGGGTTGTCTGCCGTTGGCCGAAGAACGGCTCAAAGAAGAAGGCCTCAACGGAGAAATTTTTATATTCAAGAACAACACCGACTCGATGGGAAACACCTATGGATGCCATGAGAATTACCTGATGAGACGGGATGTGGATTTTTGGAAGGTCACGGAGCAGTTGATCCCTTTCTTTGTTACCCGTCAGATCTATGCCGGGGCCGGCAAACTCCTTAAGCTCTCCGGTAAAACGCACTATTTCCTTTCCCAACGTGCCCAGCATATCCATGAAAAAACCTCGTCCTCGACCACTTCGTCCCGGAGCATCATCAATACCCGTGACGAACCCCATGCGGATGCGGAGAAATATCGGCGTCTTCACATCATCATCGGAGACTCCAATATGTCCGAATTCACAACGCTGATGAAGGTTGGAGTCACCGCCGTGGTATTATCCATGATCGAGGAAGGCTACACCGTTCCCAACATCGAGTTGGAGGACCCGGTGAAGGCCATCCGAGAGATTTCGAGAGATACGACCCTCAAGCGCCGGGTGAAATTGGAAGACGGGCGAGAATTGACGGGAATCGAGATCCAGCGGCTGTATCTGGATCGTGCCTATGATTATTTGGCATCCACCGAAGTCGATTCCATCACCGAGAACATGGTTAAAAAATGGGAGGAAATCCTGAATAAGTTGGAAGAGGATCCGATGCAGCTCTCCCGCCAGATCGATTGGGTGATGAAAAAAGAGCTGATGGTTTCCTATATGGAGAAAAAGGATTGCGGGTGGGACGATCCTCGCATCTTGCTGATGGACCTCCAATATCACGATGTGAACCGGTCGCGAGGTTTGTACTATATCCTGGAAAAAATGGATATGGCTGAAAGAGTCGTCGAAGAGGGGGATATTCAGTTGGCGATGAATGAACCGCCTCAAACCACTCGGGCCAAAATCCGGGGAGATTTCATCCGATTCGCCCGAGAAAAGAACCGTTCTTATACGGTGGACTGGACTTACCTTAAACTGAATGGCTACTGGGAGGAAACCATTCTTTGCATGGATCCGTTCAGTTCGTCCGATAGGAGGGTCGAGGAATTAATCGCTGCAGCTTCCGGCCACAGGTTTTCAAGGTAG
- a CDS encoding M23 family metallopeptidase, with amino-acid sequence MEQRHYTVDVLPAHFKTQDLIVPKNYVDLDEETAKRAAEEQEKILQSLNKVTGQKYWDGRFIMPVEGKIAGSFGLRRIINGEPRSPHSGEDIKAPKGTEVHATNEGVVALVGEFFFSGKSIILDHGLGLYTMYFHLDEVDVAEGQSVHKGAVLGKVGATGRATGPHLHWGMRIDGARVNPLSVLNIE; translated from the coding sequence GTGGAACAGCGTCATTACACCGTCGATGTGCTTCCGGCCCATTTTAAGACGCAGGACTTGATCGTCCCTAAAAATTACGTGGACCTGGATGAAGAGACGGCCAAGCGCGCCGCAGAGGAACAGGAGAAGATTTTGCAATCCCTCAACAAGGTGACGGGGCAGAAGTATTGGGACGGCCGTTTTATCATGCCGGTGGAGGGAAAAATCGCCGGGAGTTTTGGACTGAGGCGGATCATCAACGGTGAGCCCCGATCCCCGCACAGCGGAGAGGACATCAAGGCACCCAAAGGCACGGAGGTCCATGCAACCAACGAGGGGGTGGTGGCCTTGGTGGGGGAGTTCTTCTTTAGTGGAAAAAGCATCATCCTGGATCATGGCCTCGGGCTCTATACCATGTATTTTCATCTGGATGAAGTTGATGTCGCCGAGGGCCAGAGCGTTCATAAGGGAGCGGTGTTGGGTAAAGTTGGAGCCACCGGCCGCGCGACGGGCCCGCATCTCCATTGGGGAATGCGAATCGACGGGGCCCGTGTCAATCCGTTGTCCGTCTTGAATATTGAATGA